The window GTTTATCGGCGAGTTGCCGACGAACTCGGCCACGAACCGGTTGGCCGGACGGTTGTAGATCTCGTCGGGCGTGCCGACCTGCTGCAGCAGACCCTCGCTCATCACCGCGATCTTGGTGGCCAGGGTCATGGCCTCCCACTGATCGTGGGTGACGAAGACGATGGTGGTGTCGAACTCACCGTGCAGCCGCTTCAGCTCGGCGCGCATCTCCAGGCGCAGACGGGCGTCGAGGTTCGACAGCGGCTCATCGAGCAGCAGCACATCGGGGCTGACCGCCAGCATGCGCGCGAGGGCGACCCGCTGCTGCTGACCTCCGGAGAGCTGCGACGGGTACCGATCCGTGTACCGCTCGATCCCGAGGGCCTTCATGACGGTGTCGGCCCGCTCGGTGCGGCTCTTCTTGTCGACCTTGCGCAGACGCAGGCCGAACTCCACGTTGTCGCGGATGCTCAGGTGCGGCCACAGCGCGTAGCTCTGGAACACCAGGCCCATACCGCGCTTCTCCGGCGGCACGAAGACGCCGTCGTCGACGGCATCCACTGCTCGCTCGCCGACGACGATCTTGCCGCCGGTGAGGTGCTCAAGTCCCGCGATCATGCGCAGCGTGGTGGTCTTTCCGCATCCGGAGGGCCCCAGCAGGCACATGAATTCGGCGTCGCCGATCTCGAGGTTCAGGTCGCGCACCGCGCTGGCGCCACCGCCGCCGTAGTTCTTCTCAACGCGCTCGAGGTTGATCGTCGGCATGTCTACTTGCCCATCCCATCTGCGAGGTTGCTCCCCGCGAGCTTTTGTCCCAGGACCGTTCCGAAGAATGCGAGTGCAGCCACCATCAGCACCACGGCGTTGGCCGCCTGGTCGTAGCCGTAGTCGACGAGCTGCACGGAGTAGGTGGTCAGCACATTCGTGCCAGGCACGGCGAGGATGACCACGAGGCTCAGGCCCTTCACGCCCGAGATGAACGGCAGCAGGATGCCGCTGGAGAACGAGCTCTTCTGAATCGGGATCACCACCCGGCGCATGCGCGTCCACCAGCCGGCCCCGGCCACCTGCGCGGCCTCCTCCGGGTCCTTGCCCAGCTGCATCATCGCCGATATCCCGGCGCGCGAGGCGTACGGCATCTGCTCGGCGATGAAGGCGAGCACGAGGATCGCCCAGGTTCCGTAGAGAGCGGGGACCGGGCCGCGCTGCACTGCGAACAGCGAAAGGTAGGCGACGGCGAACGCGATGCCGGGTACCAAGTAGGGCAGGAACGTGACATTGCGCAGCATCCATCCCACCGGGCGCACGGGAGTGCGAACCACGACGTATCCGACGAGCATGCCCAGGATGCCTGCTGTGACCGAAGCCACTCCCACCATCCAGAGGCTGTTCCACGCCGCCATCCAGAAATCACCGGTCAGCAGTACGCCACGCGACATCGCCACGGTCGGCAGATCGTGTCCGATCCAGAAGTCGAGGGTGAAGTTGCCCCAGGTGAACTTGCCGGGGATCTTCATGATCGTGGTCAAGAAGAGAGTCATCAGCGGCAGCACGACGCTGAAGGCGAAGACCGCCACCGGAACGAGCGTCATCGGCAGACGCCAGCGGCCCAGCTGCGTGGTGCGGTCCATCGACCCCTTCGAGCCGATCGTGACGAACTTGCGCCCCTCGCGGACCATCCAGGCATCCACGACCAGCGAGATGATCCCGATCAGGATGATCGCGCCGGCGATGACGGCGGCCACACCGGTCTGTCGGGAGGAGATGTTGCGGTACAGGGATGTCGCGAGCACGTCGTATCGCACCGGCATCCCGAGCACGTACGCGACGCCGAACTCGCCCAGGCACTTCGCGAACATCAGGATCACCGCCGAGGTGAGCGAGGGCAGCATCAGCGGGATGATGACCCGTCGGGCGACATGGATCTTGCCGGCCCCGAGGATGCGGGCCGAGTCCTCCAGCTGCGAGTCGAAGCGGCGCAGGGCATTGCCGAACAGCAGGATCACGAACGGCGAGTAGTGCAGTGCGAGCACGAGCGAGATCGGCACAAAGCCATACGACATCCAGTCCGGGGGCTCTATCCCGAGGGTCTCGAGCCAGCCCGCCTGGCCGCCGACCTTGCGGTTCTTGAACAGGTTCGTCCAGGCAAGAGCGAAGGTCCACGCCGGAAGCATGTAGGGGACGATGAGCGCGGTCATGAACCACTTGCGTCCCCAGATGTTCGTGCGGCTGAGCAGCCAGGCCAGCACACCGCCGATGACCAGCGCCAGCACGATGGCGGTCAAGGCGATGCCCAGCGTGTGTCCGAGCGGCCGCCAGAAAAGGTCGGCGGCCACCGGTGAGGCGAACACGCGATGCAGGTAGTAGGCGGTGAGCGATCCGAAGCCACTGCCGGCGCGGCTTTCGTCGCCGTACTGCACCCGCACCGCGTCGGAGAGCATCGTCACGATCGGGACGACGATCAGATAGAGGAAGAGGGCCAGCGCCGCGATCCCGATGATCGTGGTGGGCTCGCGGAACGCGATCTTCATCCGGTAGATCCAGCGCCGCGATCGCGGGCCTCGCCCGTTCGGGGGCGGTGGGGTGGCACCGGGGGCGGTGTGGTCGTGTGTCGGAGCGGTCAGGGTTTGACTCATCGCAGACGCCGTCGTCCTTCATCATTCAGTCATCGATGCGCGGGCACCGACATGTCGTATCGGGTACTACATGTCCTTATGTCCTTACAATAACACAACCGCGTGCATTGTCCAGGACTTTGTGCAGACAAAGTGTGGTCACAGGGATGGGGTGCCCGAGTCTGCTCGGACACCCCATCTCGACCTTCCTCTACCGTACGTCGGCGAGGCAGCGCGTCAATTCGTCGGCGCTGTAGAAGAAGCTGTTCGGATGGATCGGCCGGCAGGTGCCGCCGAACGCCGTCTCCTGCTCGTTGTAGAGCATCTTCACGATGGTGCGGTGATGCGGACCCTGGTAGACGTCCCACTGCAGGTTCGCCGCCATCGGCGCGACCTGCGCCCCACGCCAGGGGTTGCCGGCATAGTCGAACAGGTCGCCTGCCGGCTGCGACACGGTGCTTCCGGGCAGTTTCAACAGCGCGGCCAGGGGGATGATCTCCTCAGCGTGCGCGAACCGGAACTCGGCGGCGTAGGCCTCCTCGCCGTTCGCGGCGGCCTCGACCGAGTCGAGGAACGCATCGACCAGAACGTGCGACATCTCATACGTGACATCCGAACCGGCAAACGCCGGTCCCTTCTCGTAGAAATCCTTCGCGTCGGAGAGATACGCGAAGGTCGCGGCATCCTCGTCGGTCAGATACGGCGTCATGTCCACGTCGGCGTCCAGCGCCATGCCGGGCGCGATCACGTACAGCTCATAGATGTCCGAGGCCACGTCGACGACCGTCTGCAGGTGCGTCTTGCCCTTGCCATGGTCGACGAGGTCGAACTCGCCCGCGTCGATCCGGGCGACGAACTCGGGCGTGAACAGACGGTTCACCACGTCGCGCGCCGTCGTGGCGATCGCGGGCACCTGCTCGAGCTCGTCGTTCACCTCGGCCAGCTGGTCGGAGTCCTCATACGCGAGGTAGGCGGGGTCGCTGTCGTGGAAGTAGAGCAGATCCTTGTCGTAGGTCTGCGGGGTGATGACCTCGGCCAGCGCCGGGTAGGCCTCTTCGAGGCCGTCGACGAAGCTGTCGGCGCTGTCCACGGCACGATCCACGCCCGACGACACGATGCTGATCGGGGTATCGTGTGCGACCGCTGTCGTGAACAGCGACCTCATCCGGGCGACTGCGCGTTCGGCGATCTGCGCCTGCTCCTGGGCACCGAGGGTGCTG is drawn from Microbacterium protaetiae and contains these coding sequences:
- a CDS encoding ABC transporter ATP-binding protein, with protein sequence MPTINLERVEKNYGGGGASAVRDLNLEIGDAEFMCLLGPSGCGKTTTLRMIAGLEHLTGGKIVVGERAVDAVDDGVFVPPEKRGMGLVFQSYALWPHLSIRDNVEFGLRLRKVDKKSRTERADTVMKALGIERYTDRYPSQLSGGQQQRVALARMLAVSPDVLLLDEPLSNLDARLRLEMRAELKRLHGEFDTTIVFVTHDQWEAMTLATKIAVMSEGLLQQVGTPDEIYNRPANRFVAEFVGNSPINIVELANDAAGGLGVAAIGYASTRLGKLKDLGSIGIRPEAVHLVSEDAPAPDGAFHCPAEVTGILPTGGSWIVELTAADQKLFMITSEPPAVAIGDRARAWVKPADLHVFDTEGVRSADADALLATV
- a CDS encoding ABC transporter permease — encoded protein: MKIAFREPTTIIGIAALALFLYLIVVPIVTMLSDAVRVQYGDESRAGSGFGSLTAYYLHRVFASPVAADLFWRPLGHTLGIALTAIVLALVIGGVLAWLLSRTNIWGRKWFMTALIVPYMLPAWTFALAWTNLFKNRKVGGQAGWLETLGIEPPDWMSYGFVPISLVLALHYSPFVILLFGNALRRFDSQLEDSARILGAGKIHVARRVIIPLMLPSLTSAVILMFAKCLGEFGVAYVLGMPVRYDVLATSLYRNISSRQTGVAAVIAGAIILIGIISLVVDAWMVREGRKFVTIGSKGSMDRTTQLGRWRLPMTLVPVAVFAFSVVLPLMTLFLTTIMKIPGKFTWGNFTLDFWIGHDLPTVAMSRGVLLTGDFWMAAWNSLWMVGVASVTAGILGMLVGYVVVRTPVRPVGWMLRNVTFLPYLVPGIAFAVAYLSLFAVQRGPVPALYGTWAILVLAFIAEQMPYASRAGISAMMQLGKDPEEAAQVAGAGWWTRMRRVVIPIQKSSFSSGILLPFISGVKGLSLVVILAVPGTNVLTTYSVQLVDYGYDQAANAVVLMVAALAFFGTVLGQKLAGSNLADGMGK
- a CDS encoding histidine-type phosphatase encodes the protein MSHRLRRRGRVGTAALAVGTLAAALFLQGGPAFAHGNGHGNGHGNGHGQQNEQVRTTGNLYGTKAVYEPFQDARTYEKAPGSYHPVLIEHVSRHGARALSSKKYDDLLWQLWQIADADGGLTELGEQLGADLQEIIAVHDDLGYGILSTLGAQEQAQIAERAVARMRSLFTTAVAHDTPISIVSSGVDRAVDSADSFVDGLEEAYPALAEVITPQTYDKDLLYFHDSDPAYLAYEDSDQLAEVNDELEQVPAIATTARDVVNRLFTPEFVARIDAGEFDLVDHGKGKTHLQTVVDVASDIYELYVIAPGMALDADVDMTPYLTDEDAATFAYLSDAKDFYEKGPAFAGSDVTYEMSHVLVDAFLDSVEAAANGEEAYAAEFRFAHAEEIIPLAALLKLPGSTVSQPAGDLFDYAGNPWRGAQVAPMAANLQWDVYQGPHHRTIVKMLYNEQETAFGGTCRPIHPNSFFYSADELTRCLADVR